In Kitasatospora sp. NA04385, a single genomic region encodes these proteins:
- the atpD gene encoding F0F1 ATP synthase subunit beta, translating to MTTTVEPTGAGLATGRVARVIGPVVDVEFPVDAIPDMFNALHVEVDNPDGSGKKTLTLEVAQHLGDGLVRGISMQPTDGLVRGSQVSDTGAAISVPVGQITKGKVFNALGEVLNVDKAEFESQVQVKWPIHRKAPNFSELESKTEMFETGIKVIDLLTPYVQGGKIGLFGGAGVGKTVLIQEMIYRVAENFGGVSVFAGVGERTREGNDLIDEMVDSGVLDKTALVFGQMDEPPGTRLRVALSALTMAEYFRDVEKQDVLLFIDNIFRFTQAGSEVSTLLGRMPSAVGYQPNLADEMGLLQERITSTRGHSITSMQAIYVPADDLTDPAPATTFAHLDATTVLSRPISEKGIYPAVDPLDSTSRILDPRYITTLHYDTAVRIKGILQKYKDLQDIIAILGIDELSEEDKVTVQRARRIERFLSQNTYVAKQFTGVDGSTVPLSETIEAFNAIADGKYDHVPEQAFFMCGGIDDLERNAAELLKK from the coding sequence ATGACCACCACTGTTGAGCCGACGGGCGCCGGACTGGCCACGGGCCGCGTCGCCCGGGTCATCGGCCCGGTCGTCGACGTGGAGTTCCCCGTCGACGCGATTCCGGACATGTTCAACGCCCTGCACGTCGAGGTGGACAACCCCGACGGCTCGGGCAAGAAGACCCTGACCCTCGAGGTCGCCCAGCACCTCGGCGACGGCCTGGTCCGCGGCATCTCGATGCAGCCGACCGACGGCCTGGTCCGCGGTTCGCAGGTCTCCGACACCGGTGCGGCGATCTCCGTCCCGGTCGGCCAGATCACCAAGGGCAAGGTGTTCAACGCCCTCGGTGAGGTGCTGAACGTCGACAAGGCCGAGTTCGAGTCCCAGGTGCAGGTCAAGTGGCCGATCCACCGCAAGGCCCCGAACTTCTCCGAGCTCGAGTCGAAGACCGAGATGTTCGAGACCGGCATCAAGGTCATCGACCTCCTCACCCCGTACGTCCAGGGTGGCAAGATCGGTCTGTTCGGTGGTGCCGGTGTCGGCAAGACCGTGCTGATCCAGGAGATGATCTACCGCGTCGCCGAGAACTTCGGTGGTGTGTCGGTGTTCGCCGGTGTCGGCGAGCGCACCCGTGAGGGCAACGACCTCATCGACGAGATGGTCGACTCGGGCGTCCTGGACAAGACCGCGCTGGTCTTCGGCCAGATGGACGAGCCCCCGGGCACCCGTCTGCGCGTCGCGCTCTCCGCGCTGACCATGGCGGAGTACTTCCGCGACGTCGAGAAGCAGGACGTGCTCCTCTTCATCGACAACATCTTCCGGTTCACCCAGGCCGGTTCCGAGGTGTCGACCCTGCTCGGCCGCATGCCCTCCGCGGTGGGCTACCAGCCGAACCTGGCCGACGAGATGGGCCTCCTCCAGGAGCGCATCACCTCGACCCGCGGTCACTCGATCACCTCGATGCAGGCGATCTACGTCCCCGCGGACGACCTGACCGACCCGGCGCCGGCCACCACCTTCGCCCACCTGGACGCGACCACCGTGCTGTCGCGCCCGATCTCGGAGAAGGGCATCTACCCGGCCGTCGACCCGCTGGACTCCACGTCCCGCATCCTCGACCCGCGGTACATCACCACGCTGCACTACGACACCGCGGTGCGCATCAAGGGGATCCTGCAGAAGTACAAGGACCTCCAGGACATCATCGCGATCCTCGGCATCGACGAGCTGTCCGAGGAGGACAAGGTCACGGTGCAGCGGGCCCGCCGCATCGAGCGCTTCCTCTCGCAGAACACCTACGTGGCGAAGCAGTTCACCGGTGTCGACGGTTCGACCGTCCCGCTGTCGGAGACCATCGAGGCCTTCAACGCGATCGCGGACGGCAAGTACGACCACGTCCCGGAGCAGGCCTTCTTCATGTGCGGTGGCATCGACGACCTCGAGCGCAACGCCGCCGAGCTGCTGAAGAAGTAA
- a CDS encoding ABC transporter permease subunit produces MAAFPAVAQSEWTKIRSVRSTVWTLAAAFLVTLVIGVLLSLVTKNNFADVTEGSSTPFDATGTAFSGIMLGELAIVVFGVLAIGNEYSSGMIRVSLAAVPQRGTLLAAKAAVIGGLALAVSLVTAFVTFFAGQAMLGEHHTTLGSPGVLRAVFSAALYLTLLCLFSAGVTVLLRNQTLALGILVPFFFLLSPILSVVPKAKNVAHYFPDWAGSRSLQVYQPADQPYGPWVGLLICALWTAAALLFGYLVLQKRDA; encoded by the coding sequence ATGGCCGCGTTCCCCGCTGTCGCACAGTCCGAGTGGACCAAGATCCGCAGCGTCCGCTCCACCGTCTGGACGCTCGCCGCGGCCTTCCTGGTCACCCTGGTGATCGGCGTCCTGCTGTCGCTGGTGACCAAGAACAACTTCGCCGACGTCACCGAGGGCTCCAGCACCCCGTTCGACGCCACCGGCACCGCCTTCTCCGGGATCATGCTGGGCGAGCTGGCGATCGTGGTCTTCGGCGTGCTGGCCATCGGCAACGAGTACAGCAGCGGCATGATCCGGGTGTCGCTGGCCGCCGTCCCGCAGCGCGGCACCCTGCTGGCCGCGAAGGCCGCGGTGATCGGCGGCCTCGCCCTGGCGGTGTCGCTGGTGACGGCGTTCGTCACCTTCTTCGCCGGCCAGGCGATGCTGGGCGAGCACCACACCACGCTGGGCTCGCCCGGCGTGCTGCGCGCGGTGTTCAGCGCGGCGCTCTACCTGACGCTGCTGTGCCTGTTCTCGGCCGGCGTGACGGTGCTGCTGCGCAACCAGACCCTGGCGCTGGGCATCCTGGTGCCGTTCTTCTTCCTGCTCTCGCCGATCCTCTCGGTGGTGCCGAAGGCGAAGAACGTGGCGCACTACTTCCCGGACTGGGCGGGCTCCCGCTCCCTCCAGGTCTACCAGCCGGCCGACCAGCCGTACGGCCCGTGGGTCGGCCTGCTGATCTGCGCGCTGTGGACGGCCGCCGCGCTGCTGTTCGGCTACCTGGTCCTGCAGAAGCGGGACGCCTGA
- a CDS encoding F0F1 ATP synthase subunit epsilon encodes MAELHVELVAADRKVWSGAATIVVARTASGDTGIMPGHTPVLSVLETGPVTIRTTDQGTVVAAVHGGFISFADNKLSILAEIAELADEIDVARAERALENAKTEADSHAERRAEVRLLAAGGLKAHH; translated from the coding sequence TTGGCTGAGCTGCACGTCGAGCTGGTCGCAGCCGACCGCAAGGTGTGGTCCGGTGCGGCCACCATCGTTGTCGCCCGCACGGCCTCCGGTGACACCGGCATCATGCCGGGTCACACCCCGGTGCTGAGCGTGCTGGAGACCGGTCCGGTCACCATCCGCACCACCGACCAGGGCACGGTCGTCGCCGCCGTGCACGGCGGCTTCATCTCGTTCGCCGACAACAAGCTGTCGATCCTCGCCGAGATCGCCGAGCTGGCCGACGAGATCGACGTCGCCCGGGCCGAGCGCGCCCTGGAGAACGCCAAGACCGAGGCCGACTCGCACGCCGAGCGCCGCGCCGAGGTCCGCCTGCTCGCCGCCGGCGGGCTCAAGGCGCACCACTGA
- a CDS encoding ATP/GTP-binding protein translates to MSPRRNRIDQPEDRGSGAPMGSSLRRVEEYRGEEWVVQTVAGTAGRYYRCPGCDQEIPPGVGHVVAWPDHGGGVDDRRHWHRACWGARERRGSNIQRGRGAPKY, encoded by the coding sequence GTGTCACCCCGCCGCAACCGGATCGACCAGCCCGAGGACCGCGGCAGCGGCGCACCGATGGGGAGCTCGCTGCGCCGGGTGGAGGAGTACCGGGGCGAGGAGTGGGTGGTGCAGACCGTGGCCGGCACCGCCGGGCGGTACTACCGGTGCCCCGGCTGCGACCAGGAGATCCCGCCCGGCGTCGGGCACGTGGTGGCCTGGCCCGACCACGGCGGCGGCGTGGACGACCGGCGGCACTGGCACCGGGCCTGCTGGGGAGCGCGGGAGCGCCGCGGCTCCAACATCCAGCGGGGCCGCGGCGCTCCGAAGTACTGA
- a CDS encoding STAS domain-containing protein: MRITGDHTGLAIEGRLDVRSAADARALLHAAVDGGEGDLVLDLGRLEFWDATGLGVIMGTHRRAGRAGRRLVLREVPVQLQRLLVATRLHRILAVEDAVQDPCGTTLPALG; this comes from the coding sequence GTGCGCATCACCGGCGACCACACCGGACTGGCCATCGAAGGGCGGCTCGACGTGCGCAGCGCCGCCGACGCCAGGGCACTGCTGCACGCCGCCGTCGACGGCGGCGAGGGCGACCTCGTCCTCGACCTCGGACGCCTGGAGTTCTGGGACGCCACCGGCCTCGGCGTCATCATGGGCACCCACCGCCGGGCCGGCCGGGCCGGCCGCCGGCTGGTGCTCCGCGAGGTGCCCGTGCAGTTGCAGCGGCTGCTGGTCGCCACCAGGCTGCACCGCATCCTCGCGGTCGAGGACGCGGTGCAGGACCCCTGCGGGACGACGCTGCCCGCGCTCGGCTGA
- a CDS encoding DUF2550 domain-containing protein, whose protein sequence is MVLALVVCAAVVVLAIAGLVGFAVRRRLIQRVGGTFDCSYRLKMPADASTQPDLDENGQPTSAPVPQTDGKGWVFGIGRYSGDSIEWFRVFSYAPRPRRVLPRTEIEVLGRRYPQGQEELALLSGSVVLRCLHKGAPLELAMSDDALTGFLAWLEAAPPGQRVNVA, encoded by the coding sequence ATGGTCCTCGCCCTTGTGGTGTGCGCGGCGGTCGTGGTCCTCGCCATTGCCGGATTGGTCGGCTTCGCGGTACGCCGCCGCCTCATCCAGCGGGTGGGCGGCACCTTCGACTGCTCCTACCGCCTGAAAATGCCGGCCGACGCCTCCACGCAGCCGGATCTCGACGAGAACGGCCAACCCACCTCCGCCCCGGTCCCGCAGACCGACGGCAAGGGGTGGGTTTTTGGTATCGGCCGCTACAGCGGCGACTCGATCGAGTGGTTCCGGGTCTTCTCCTACGCGCCCCGGCCGCGCCGGGTGCTGCCGCGCACCGAGATCGAGGTGCTGGGCCGCCGCTACCCGCAGGGGCAGGAGGAGCTCGCCCTGCTCTCGGGCTCGGTGGTGCTGCGCTGCCTGCACAAGGGCGCCCCGCTGGAGCTCGCGATGAGCGATGACGCGCTGACCGGCTTCCTGGCCTGGCTGGAGGCGGCGCCGCCGGGACAGAGGGTCAACGTCGCCTGA
- a CDS encoding LLM class flavin-dependent oxidoreductase → MRVGAFLLSAQFPGQGHGEALERTVSAALAAERAGLDAVWLAEHHFVPYGVCPDAATLAAMLLGRTRRIGVGTAVSVLSTRHPVALGEQAALLHLTSGGRFTLGVGRGGPWIDLAVFGGGLEAYEQGFPERLDLLLRWLRGSRVGAAGPQFAFPEVAVVPRAAEPARRTDLANWLGLEGGPVIPRQRQDEAAPARSGPPVVVACTSPDGVRTAAERGLPMLLGMHSGDEDKREMLAAYRAAWRAAGRGEEQLARVEREHVAAGVAQVDDRAGAARARLLRTMPDFFAHGLGAHRTVDGRERSMRDPRAYTELLCDLHAVGTPRQCADRLLATAESTGIRRFALLAEGSGDTMGTLHNLARLGAEVLPQLS, encoded by the coding sequence ATCCGGGTGGGCGCCTTCCTGCTGTCCGCGCAGTTCCCCGGCCAGGGCCACGGCGAGGCGCTGGAGCGGACCGTCTCGGCCGCGCTGGCCGCCGAGCGGGCGGGCCTGGACGCGGTGTGGCTGGCCGAGCACCACTTCGTCCCGTACGGGGTCTGCCCGGACGCGGCGACGCTGGCCGCGATGCTGCTGGGGCGCACCCGGCGGATCGGGGTGGGGACGGCGGTGAGCGTGCTGAGCACCCGCCACCCGGTGGCGCTGGGCGAGCAGGCGGCGCTGCTGCACCTGACCTCGGGCGGCCGGTTCACCCTGGGCGTGGGGCGCGGCGGGCCGTGGATCGACCTGGCGGTGTTCGGCGGCGGCCTGGAGGCGTACGAGCAGGGCTTCCCGGAGCGCCTGGACCTGCTGCTGCGCTGGCTGCGCGGGAGCCGGGTGGGGGCGGCGGGGCCGCAGTTCGCCTTCCCGGAGGTGGCGGTGGTGCCGCGGGCCGCGGAGCCGGCCCGGCGGACGGACCTGGCGAACTGGCTGGGCCTGGAGGGCGGCCCGGTGATCCCGCGCCAGCGCCAGGACGAGGCGGCGCCGGCCCGGTCGGGCCCGCCGGTGGTGGTGGCCTGCACCTCGCCGGACGGGGTGCGGACGGCCGCCGAGCGGGGCCTGCCGATGCTGCTGGGGATGCACTCGGGCGACGAGGACAAGCGGGAGATGCTGGCGGCGTACCGGGCGGCCTGGCGGGCGGCGGGGCGCGGCGAGGAACAGCTGGCCCGGGTGGAGCGGGAGCACGTGGCGGCGGGCGTGGCGCAGGTCGACGACCGGGCGGGGGCGGCCCGGGCCCGCCTGCTGCGGACGATGCCGGACTTCTTCGCGCACGGCCTGGGCGCGCACCGCACGGTGGACGGCCGGGAGCGCTCGATGCGCGACCCGCGGGCGTACACCGAGCTGCTCTGCGACCTGCACGCGGTGGGCACGCCCCGGCAGTGCGCGGACCGGCTGCTGGCGACGGCGGAGAGCACCGGCATCCGGCGCTTCGCGCTGCTCGCGGAGGGCTCGGGCGACACCATGGGGACGCTGCACAACCTGGCCCGGCTGGGCGCGGAGGTGCTGCCGCAGCTGTCCTGA
- a CDS encoding cob(I)yrinic acid a,c-diamide adenosyltransferase: MVNLTRIYTRTGDDGTTALGDMSRTTKTDPRLIAYADTNEANAALGVALAAGQLGAELVEVLTRVQNDLFDVGADLATPIVEDPKYPPLRVEQSYVDRLESDCDRFLEELEKLRSFILPGGTPGAAYLHLACTVVRRAERATWAAIEEHGEGINPLTAKYLNRLSDLLFILARTANKERGDVLWVPGENR; the protein is encoded by the coding sequence ATGGTGAACCTGACGCGCATCTACACCCGGACCGGCGACGACGGCACGACCGCGCTCGGCGACATGAGCCGGACCACCAAGACCGACCCCCGGCTGATCGCGTACGCGGACACCAACGAGGCCAACGCGGCGCTCGGCGTGGCACTGGCCGCCGGGCAGCTGGGCGCGGAACTGGTCGAGGTGCTGACCCGGGTCCAGAACGACCTGTTCGACGTCGGCGCGGACCTGGCCACCCCGATCGTCGAGGACCCGAAGTACCCGCCGCTGCGGGTCGAGCAGTCGTACGTGGACCGGCTGGAGTCCGACTGCGACCGGTTCCTGGAGGAGCTGGAGAAGCTGCGCAGCTTCATCCTGCCCGGCGGGACGCCCGGCGCGGCCTACCTGCACCTGGCGTGCACGGTGGTGCGGCGGGCCGAGCGGGCCACCTGGGCGGCGATCGAGGAGCACGGGGAGGGCATCAACCCGCTGACCGCGAAGTACCTGAACCGGCTCTCCGACCTGCTGTTCATCCTGGCGCGCACCGCCAACAAGGAGCGCGGCGACGTGCTCTGGGTGCCCGGCGAGAACCGCTGA
- a CDS encoding ABC transporter ATP-binding protein produces MIELHHLTKRYGDKLAVDDLSFRIPEGVVTGFLGPNGAGKSTTMRMILDLDHPTSGEVTINGKHYAEIRDPLRQIGALLEAKAVHPGRTAYDHLLWLAQSNRVPRTRVDEVLDMVGLTAVAKKRARGFSLGMGQRLGIASALLADPQTLMFDEPVNGLDPEGILWIRNLMKRLAGEGRTVFVSSHLMSEMALTADHLVVIGRGRLLADLPMAEFIKRNSRSSVRLRTPHQEQLLNALHGAGLTAEAGPDGSWEVVDGDPVVLGDLAAAHGVTLHELSPQQASLEEAFMQMTAESVEYRTGADGAPAAPAAPAAEAAPAAEAAPAWGAGWNDRTPGKES; encoded by the coding sequence ATGATCGAGTTGCACCACCTGACGAAGCGTTATGGCGACAAGTTGGCCGTCGACGATCTGAGCTTCCGGATCCCGGAGGGCGTGGTGACCGGGTTCCTCGGCCCGAACGGCGCCGGCAAGTCCACCACCATGCGGATGATCCTCGACCTGGACCACCCGACCAGCGGCGAGGTCACCATCAACGGCAAGCACTACGCCGAGATCCGGGACCCGCTGCGCCAGATCGGCGCCCTGCTGGAGGCGAAGGCGGTGCACCCCGGCCGGACCGCCTACGACCACCTGCTGTGGCTGGCCCAGTCCAACCGGGTGCCGCGCACCCGGGTGGACGAGGTGCTGGACATGGTCGGCCTGACCGCGGTGGCCAAGAAGCGCGCCCGCGGCTTCTCGCTCGGCATGGGCCAGCGCCTGGGCATCGCCTCCGCGCTGCTGGCCGATCCGCAGACCCTGATGTTCGACGAGCCGGTCAACGGCCTCGACCCCGAGGGCATCCTGTGGATCCGCAACCTGATGAAGCGCCTGGCCGGTGAGGGCCGCACCGTCTTCGTCTCCTCCCACCTGATGAGCGAGATGGCGCTGACCGCCGACCACCTGGTGGTGATCGGCCGCGGCCGGCTGCTCGCCGACCTGCCGATGGCCGAGTTCATCAAGCGCAACTCCCGCTCCTCGGTGCGGCTGCGCACCCCGCACCAGGAGCAGCTGCTGAACGCCCTGCACGGCGCGGGCCTGACCGCCGAGGCCGGCCCGGACGGCTCCTGGGAGGTAGTCGACGGCGACCCGGTGGTCCTCGGCGACCTGGCCGCCGCGCACGGCGTCACCCTGCACGAGCTGAGCCCCCAGCAGGCCTCGCTGGAGGAGGCGTTCATGCAGATGACCGCCGAATCGGTGGAGTACCGCACCGGCGCCGACGGCGCACCGGCCGCACCGGCCGCACCGGCCGCCGAGGCCGCACCGGCCGCCGAGGCCGCACCGGCCTGGGGCGCCGGCTGGAACGACCGCACGCCCGGGAAGGAGAGCTGA
- a CDS encoding ATP-binding protein, which produces MGQPSGEFRGDGVRPRSGELVSGERLVVVGGPEGSEARHCPDEWMPQPRRIRGLVQARPELGPSPAVGPLALGTGDLRLLDRDHDIEALLEQLRAGRSVQLVGQAGSGRSALLAAVAEAAGELAPDGVVRLSGYRRTVPDLLQELFAVTHQAPDFRPDREQLAELLAGVAAVVVIDDVEPVGEELEELLALAPECAFLIATAPGGPPPLPGSRLRDHLVAGLSRPACLTLAARLAGRPLDEVERAWAVDLWFESEGLPLRFVRAAALLRQRDVTVDALVAAQEDRRDLFGSVQEYRTPGDPAELERELRRQVPLPSVGESAAPARRLVQGLSEPARLVLRLALALGGECPTAPHLPALVDVGLGESALQELVENGLAVSVGGHHRLTEGVLEALLPEVEDDGHGLPAPFAPGGIAHGAAEHLSWWVGHASVSTRQVAAEAEVIVAVLLAERDADRPEEVLRLARAAAPALALSLRWGAWERALQLGLEAARMLGANAEQGWFHHELGVYALCSGSPQRAVAELEAAIALRAAAGEQRGAAGARRMLDLIRLEETAALTAGSGSEPARRPRSIRAIVQVVPGRLRKRAPRGARKTVLLAGAAVMALGVIGTAIGVTATGDERPGGDRTGNSADDLPPLDPTTSARTTPPAPSPSTGDSPSGTDSPGASDSPSPSESAPATSTPSATRKPTGSPSATGTAKPGRSTPPATTPTKPPTTSSGPATSPSTPTDPATSPSTPTDPSTSPSTSTDPSTSLSAPAPTDTP; this is translated from the coding sequence GTGGGTCAGCCGAGCGGGGAGTTCCGGGGGGACGGGGTGCGCCCGCGCAGCGGGGAACTGGTCAGCGGTGAGCGGCTGGTGGTGGTCGGCGGGCCGGAGGGCTCGGAGGCCCGGCACTGCCCGGACGAGTGGATGCCGCAGCCCCGCCGGATCCGCGGACTGGTGCAGGCCAGGCCCGAGTTGGGCCCCAGCCCGGCGGTCGGACCGCTCGCCCTGGGCACCGGCGACCTGCGGCTGCTCGACCGCGACCACGACATCGAGGCCCTGCTGGAACAGCTCCGGGCGGGCCGCTCCGTCCAACTGGTCGGGCAGGCCGGATCGGGCCGCTCCGCGCTGCTCGCCGCCGTCGCCGAGGCGGCCGGCGAACTGGCACCGGACGGCGTGGTGCGGCTCAGCGGCTACCGGCGGACCGTCCCGGACCTGCTGCAGGAACTGTTCGCCGTCACCCACCAGGCCCCCGACTTCCGGCCCGACCGGGAACAGCTCGCCGAACTGCTGGCCGGCGTCGCCGCGGTGGTCGTGATCGACGACGTGGAACCGGTCGGCGAGGAGCTGGAGGAACTGCTCGCGCTCGCCCCCGAGTGCGCGTTCCTGATCGCCACCGCCCCCGGCGGCCCGCCGCCGCTGCCCGGTTCGCGGCTGCGCGACCACCTGGTGGCCGGCCTGTCCCGCCCCGCCTGCCTGACCCTCGCGGCCCGGCTGGCCGGCCGCCCGCTCGACGAGGTCGAACGGGCCTGGGCGGTGGACCTCTGGTTCGAGTCCGAGGGCCTGCCGCTGCGCTTCGTCCGGGCCGCCGCGCTGCTGCGCCAGCGCGACGTCACGGTGGACGCCCTGGTCGCCGCCCAGGAGGACCGGCGCGACCTGTTCGGCTCCGTCCAGGAGTACCGGACGCCCGGCGACCCGGCCGAACTGGAACGCGAACTGCGCCGCCAGGTGCCGCTGCCCTCGGTGGGGGAGAGCGCCGCCCCGGCCCGCCGCCTGGTGCAGGGCCTGAGCGAACCGGCCCGGCTGGTGCTGCGGCTGGCCCTCGCCCTCGGCGGCGAGTGCCCGACCGCGCCGCACCTGCCCGCGCTGGTCGACGTCGGACTCGGCGAGAGCGCCCTGCAGGAACTCGTCGAGAACGGGCTCGCGGTCTCCGTCGGCGGCCACCACCGGCTCACCGAAGGCGTCCTGGAGGCGCTGCTGCCCGAGGTCGAGGACGACGGCCACGGCCTGCCCGCGCCGTTCGCCCCCGGCGGGATCGCGCACGGCGCCGCCGAGCACCTGTCCTGGTGGGTCGGGCACGCCTCGGTGTCGACCCGTCAGGTCGCCGCCGAGGCCGAGGTGATCGTCGCCGTGCTGCTCGCCGAGCGGGACGCCGACCGCCCCGAGGAGGTGCTCCGGCTCGCCCGGGCCGCCGCTCCCGCGCTCGCCCTGTCGCTGCGCTGGGGTGCCTGGGAGCGCGCCCTGCAACTCGGCCTGGAAGCCGCCAGGATGCTCGGCGCCAACGCCGAACAGGGCTGGTTCCACCACGAGTTGGGCGTGTACGCGCTCTGCTCGGGCAGCCCGCAGCGGGCCGTCGCCGAACTGGAGGCGGCGATCGCGCTGCGCGCCGCCGCGGGCGAACAGCGCGGCGCGGCGGGCGCCCGCCGGATGCTCGACCTGATCCGGCTGGAGGAGACCGCCGCGCTCACCGCCGGCTCCGGCAGCGAACCCGCCCGCCGCCCCCGCTCCATCCGGGCCATCGTCCAGGTGGTGCCGGGCCGGCTGCGCAAGCGGGCCCCGCGCGGCGCCCGCAAGACGGTGCTGCTGGCCGGCGCGGCGGTGATGGCGCTCGGCGTCATCGGCACCGCGATCGGCGTCACCGCCACCGGGGACGAGCGCCCCGGCGGCGACCGCACCGGCAACTCCGCCGACGACCTGCCGCCGCTCGATCCCACCACCTCCGCGCGCACCACCCCGCCCGCCCCGAGCCCGTCCACCGGCGACAGCCCCTCCGGCACGGACAGCCCCGGCGCCAGTGACAGCCCGAGCCCCTCCGAGAGCGCCCCGGCGACGAGCACCCCCTCCGCCACCCGCAAGCCCACCGGCTCCCCGTCGGCGACCGGTACCGCGAAGCCGGGCAGGAGCACGCCGCCCGCCACCACGCCGACCAAGCCGCCGACCACCTCCAGCGGCCCCGCCACGTCGCCCTCCACGCCGACCGACCCGGCCACGTCGCCCTCCACGCCGACCGACCCCTCGACGTCGCCCTCCACGTCGACCGATCCCTCGACGTCGCTCTCCGCTCCGGCGCCCACCGACACGCCCTAG
- the nucS gene encoding endonuclease NucS: protein MRLVIAKCTVDYAGRLAAHLPSAVRLVIVKADGSVSIHADDRAYKPLNWMSPPCSLKEADGVWTVTNKAGEKLIITLEDVHHDSSHELGVDPGLIKDGVEAHLQELLADRMEVLGSGWQLIRREYPTPIGPVDILCRDSDGTTIAVEIKRRGEIDGVEQLTRYLELLNRDPLLAPVKGVFAAQEIKPQARVLATDRGIGCVVLDYDELRGIDDDKLKLF from the coding sequence ATGCGTCTTGTCATCGCCAAGTGCACCGTGGACTACGCGGGCCGCCTCGCTGCACATCTGCCCTCCGCCGTGCGCCTGGTGATCGTGAAGGCCGACGGGAGCGTCAGCATCCACGCCGACGACCGGGCCTACAAGCCGCTGAACTGGATGTCGCCGCCGTGCTCCCTCAAGGAGGCGGACGGCGTGTGGACGGTCACCAACAAGGCCGGCGAGAAGCTGATCATCACGCTGGAGGACGTCCACCACGACTCCTCGCACGAGCTGGGCGTCGACCCGGGCCTGATCAAGGACGGCGTGGAGGCCCACCTGCAGGAGCTGCTCGCCGACCGGATGGAGGTGCTCGGCTCCGGCTGGCAGCTGATCCGCCGCGAGTACCCGACCCCGATCGGCCCGGTCGACATCCTCTGCCGGGACTCCGACGGCACCACGATCGCCGTGGAGATCAAGCGCCGCGGCGAGATCGACGGCGTCGAGCAGCTCACCCGCTACCTCGAACTCCTCAACCGGGACCCGCTGCTGGCCCCCGTGAAGGGCGTCTTCGCGGCCCAGGAGATCAAGCCCCAGGCCCGGGTGCTGGCCACCGACCGGGGCATCGGCTGCGTGGTGCTCGACTACGACGAGCTGCGCGGCATCGACGACGACAAGCTCAAGCTGTTCTGA
- a CDS encoding SCO5389 family protein — MSLDVSPAMLEKAERGEVDEREFVDCVRTSLPYAWDMISSLVAQLKVDGTDFADNDVPPPSEQERGQLLRALASDAIRGALQRHFGVRLAFQNCHRVAVFAPGPDTEERLARFTSVRAQLLNQSPELRDC, encoded by the coding sequence ATGTCGCTCGACGTCTCACCGGCCATGTTGGAGAAGGCCGAACGAGGCGAGGTCGACGAGCGGGAGTTCGTCGACTGTGTCCGCACCTCGCTGCCCTACGCCTGGGACATGATCAGCTCGCTGGTCGCCCAACTCAAGGTCGACGGAACCGACTTCGCCGACAACGACGTCCCCCCGCCGAGCGAGCAGGAGCGCGGCCAGCTGCTCCGCGCCCTGGCCAGCGACGCGATCCGGGGCGCCCTGCAGCGGCACTTCGGCGTCCGGCTGGCCTTCCAGAACTGTCACCGCGTCGCGGTCTTCGCCCCCGGCCCCGACACCGAGGAGCGGCTCGCCCGCTTCACCTCCGTCCGGGCCCAGCTGCTCAACCAGTCGCCGGAGCTGCGCGACTGCTGA